The following are encoded together in the Candidatus Tumulicola sp. genome:
- a CDS encoding glucose 1-dehydrogenase translates to MSETKTLPPQSQDHQPGRQDELRPQPQTDSKTPGSNRLKDRVVLVTGGDSGIGRAVAVLAAKEGADVAIAYLDEDEDAEETRRLVEGKGRKCELLSGDIGKESVARGFIRRTVERFGRLDVLVNAAGEQHPTERPEDISAEQVEKTFRTNVFSQFFTVEEALKHLGSGSSIINIASITAYEGNPSLLDYSATKGALVSFTRALSNAIVERGIRVNAVAPGPIWTPLIAATFKPEKVETFGADTPMKRPGQPYEVAAAVIFLASDDASYISGQTIHVNGGTVVNG, encoded by the coding sequence ATGAGCGAGACGAAGACTTTGCCACCTCAGTCTCAGGATCATCAGCCGGGGCGTCAGGATGAGTTGCGGCCGCAACCTCAGACCGACTCGAAGACGCCCGGTTCGAATCGGCTGAAGGATCGGGTCGTTTTGGTAACCGGTGGCGACAGCGGCATCGGCCGAGCGGTGGCAGTCCTCGCGGCGAAGGAAGGTGCCGACGTCGCCATTGCCTATTTGGACGAGGATGAGGATGCCGAGGAAACTCGTCGCCTCGTTGAAGGAAAGGGCCGGAAGTGCGAGTTGCTGAGCGGCGACATCGGCAAGGAAAGCGTTGCACGAGGCTTTATCAGGAGGACTGTCGAGCGTTTCGGCAGGCTCGATGTCCTGGTAAACGCCGCAGGCGAGCAGCATCCGACGGAGCGTCCCGAGGATATCTCCGCCGAACAGGTCGAGAAGACGTTCCGGACTAATGTCTTCTCGCAGTTCTTCACTGTAGAAGAAGCGTTAAAGCACCTCGGCAGTGGCTCCTCGATAATTAATATCGCCTCGATTACCGCTTACGAGGGCAATCCGAGCCTGCTCGATTATTCGGCGACTAAGGGTGCCTTGGTTTCCTTCACCCGCGCACTGTCTAACGCGATTGTTGAGCGCGGAATCCGAGTGAACGCGGTAGCGCCCGGGCCGATTTGGACGCCCCTGATTGCGGCTACGTTTAAACCCGAAAAGGTCGAAACTTTCGGCGCCGATACACCGATGAAGCGGCCCGGACAGCCCTACGAAGTAGCGGCCGCCGTCATTTTCCTTGCTTCGGATGATGCCTCATACATTTCTGGCCAGACCATCCACGTTAACGGCGGCACCGTGGTAAATGGTTAG
- a CDS encoding ATP-binding protein, which yields MGKQMLAPDWEFQADEAKEALIERKGYLEFLRAACTPDSDYDSALIIFAELIANVIRHAAGPIQISIWGNERGSVTLQVIDTGAPFHFAPKLPPPNSEGGRGLYIISRLSREVSVSRNEDGNVVRVELPVAFSTGAP from the coding sequence ATGGGAAAACAGATGCTCGCGCCTGACTGGGAGTTTCAAGCCGACGAAGCCAAAGAGGCACTGATAGAGCGAAAGGGCTACCTAGAATTTCTACGTGCGGCGTGTACTCCGGATTCGGATTATGACAGCGCGCTCATCATATTTGCAGAGTTGATCGCTAATGTGATTCGCCATGCGGCCGGTCCAATTCAAATAAGCATATGGGGCAACGAACGAGGCAGTGTAACCCTACAGGTAATCGATACCGGCGCCCCTTTTCATTTTGCTCCGAAGCTGCCGCCTCCGAATAGCGAAGGGGGCCGAGGCCTCTACATCATCTCACGATTGAGCCGCGAAGTCAGTGTCTCACGAAACGAAGATGGCAACGTTGTACGAGTGGAGTTGCCCGTCGCGTTTTCAACGGGAGCGCCCTAA
- a CDS encoding STAS domain-containing protein, translated as MENPLQLKSSYYDIACKDDLRAELKQTEPHSDVVLDLAMTDFIDCSCVGVLIVQLRSWREQIPDTNLRLQNVAPSVARMLGLLELDRVFVIENVRSNP; from the coding sequence ATGGAAAACCCGCTACAGCTCAAAAGTAGCTATTACGATATCGCTTGCAAAGACGACCTGCGAGCGGAACTCAAACAAACCGAGCCACACAGCGACGTAGTACTCGATCTTGCAATGACCGATTTTATCGATTGCTCATGTGTCGGTGTACTGATCGTACAGCTCCGTTCGTGGCGCGAACAGATTCCCGATACCAATCTTAGACTACAAAACGTCGCACCCAGTGTTGCCAGAATGCTTGGTTTGCTGGAACTCGATCGAGTGTTCGTGATTGAAAATGTCCGATCGAACCCCTAG
- a CDS encoding sigma-70 family RNA polymerase sigma factor translates to MDDFDFNRFYLCHYALSYVTALDITNDLHEAQDVVQTVFCKAWALRTSMHDAACGKKWIVVATKNAAIDAVRRRASHRQHRSGLDGRVAESAEQVALRNIEGAIVWHALDGLPKENRTLLRESFIHRRSHANIAARWNIPLGTVKTRIRSSLTRMRSIIGA, encoded by the coding sequence ATGGACGATTTCGATTTCAATCGATTTTATCTTTGTCATTATGCACTGTCGTACGTAACGGCCCTAGATATTACCAACGACCTTCACGAAGCTCAGGATGTGGTGCAAACGGTATTTTGCAAGGCGTGGGCTTTGCGAACGTCCATGCACGATGCCGCATGCGGCAAAAAGTGGATCGTCGTGGCCACGAAAAATGCGGCAATCGACGCAGTTCGCCGTAGGGCATCGCATCGACAACACCGGAGCGGCCTCGATGGGCGCGTCGCGGAAAGTGCCGAGCAAGTAGCTCTACGCAACATTGAAGGCGCGATCGTATGGCATGCGCTAGACGGCCTCCCTAAAGAAAATCGAACTTTACTCCGCGAGTCATTTATCCACAGGCGCTCGCACGCGAATATAGCCGCACGTTGGAACATCCCGCTCGGTACCGTGAAAACTCGAATACGCTCGAGTTTAACCCGTATGCGATCTATTATCGGCGCGTAA
- a CDS encoding Nramp family divalent metal transporter: protein MTVCGFELTAGRFRALPRRPGRRDASLPSLPWLGIVGPAFAISIGYIDPGNWATDIAAGSFGFTLLWVVLLANLMATALQISVVRLATLTGVDLATAMAQRWPKLATSFWCVFQGAAVATDLAEFGGVVLGLQLLLHWSMKASVAAGVLAVFGLLMFGRRESRQLEAAMALVLGFIALLFAYQLVILRPALPTIVGGLMPTISKLGAIPLIVGIIGATVMPHNLFLHSSLVLKNAATEQAQRVRQTAIFSKETWIALGLATFVNGAILVVGGSLMGHNGSIEAAFHGLQLAQGGSIALIFGGGLIASGIAASATATVAGNYVFRALAPWRVPPLVRRFATIVPAAGLMVGGVHATDLLIWSQIGLALILPAVVVPMLLEYRRVHRDRNIALMRPLFVGACVAGSLCIAFDAMLLLQPLLAH, encoded by the coding sequence GTGACGGTTTGCGGCTTTGAGCTAACGGCCGGGCGCTTTCGTGCCCTGCCGCGCCGGCCAGGCCGGCGTGACGCTTCGCTGCCGAGCTTGCCGTGGCTCGGCATAGTCGGACCTGCATTCGCCATTAGCATTGGCTACATCGACCCCGGCAACTGGGCGACCGATATTGCCGCGGGCTCCTTCGGTTTTACTCTCCTATGGGTCGTCCTTCTGGCGAACCTCATGGCGACGGCCTTGCAAATCTCGGTTGTACGGCTTGCGACGCTCACCGGCGTCGACCTAGCGACCGCGATGGCTCAACGATGGCCCAAACTTGCGACGTCCTTTTGGTGTGTGTTTCAGGGCGCAGCCGTCGCAACGGATCTCGCCGAGTTTGGCGGAGTCGTCCTCGGTCTGCAACTGCTATTGCACTGGAGTATGAAGGCTAGCGTTGCCGCCGGTGTGTTGGCGGTCTTCGGCTTGTTGATGTTCGGGCGCCGTGAAAGCCGGCAGCTGGAAGCGGCAATGGCCCTAGTGTTGGGCTTTATCGCCCTGCTTTTCGCATATCAGCTCGTTATCTTGCGTCCGGCTCTGCCCACAATAGTCGGCGGTCTTATGCCGACAATTTCGAAGCTGGGTGCCATACCTTTGATTGTTGGAATCATCGGAGCCACAGTAATGCCGCACAATCTATTCTTGCACTCGTCTCTGGTGCTAAAGAATGCGGCGACCGAACAAGCCCAGCGAGTCCGCCAAACCGCCATCTTCTCGAAGGAAACATGGATCGCTCTCGGTCTTGCCACGTTTGTGAACGGCGCCATCCTTGTAGTCGGTGGCTCGCTAATGGGTCACAACGGCTCCATTGAAGCCGCATTTCACGGGCTGCAGCTAGCTCAAGGTGGTTCGATCGCACTAATTTTTGGCGGAGGACTGATAGCTAGCGGTATAGCTGCTTCCGCTACTGCCACCGTCGCGGGAAATTATGTGTTTCGGGCGCTAGCGCCATGGCGAGTACCTCCGCTTGTCCGGCGATTCGCTACAATCGTGCCGGCCGCCGGCCTTATGGTCGGCGGCGTGCATGCGACGGACCTTTTGATCTGGTCACAGATCGGCCTCGCTCTCATTCTACCAGCGGTCGTCGTTCCGATGTTGCTAGAGTACCGCCGCGTACATCGAGATCGAAACATTGCGTTGATGCGGCCATTGTTCGTAGGAGCTTGTGTAGCCGGCAGTCTATGCATCGCTTTCGACGCGATGTTACTGCTTCAACCTCTTCTCGCACACTAA
- a CDS encoding ferritin-like domain-containing protein, translating to MKLPSESDAVDRNTSGPDTAENAHPYDPFKLAARRISRTSMLSGLVVTSALLGAACSSNITPAVLGAGGGAGSDSLGIGPDGKYSDIDIVNFALNLEYLEAEFYNVAVHGKTIEQMGVKVNGVGNRGPTTGGKKVDISDKTEAGVSDQIANDELTHVEFLRSVLGNKAIAKPAINLDALGIGFANSMQFLVLARAFEDTGVSAYGGAAPLISSKEILGAAARILATEAQHTGSIRTMIAQMHVSTNPPGRLDKKDKLPPPSGHLYFDVNQDGLSQIRTFSEVIAIAKPFFPNGINGNIQ from the coding sequence GTGAAACTGCCATCGGAATCAGACGCGGTCGATCGCAACACCAGCGGTCCCGATACCGCTGAGAACGCACATCCGTACGATCCTTTTAAGCTCGCCGCTAGACGTATTTCGCGCACGTCGATGCTGTCGGGTTTAGTTGTGACAAGTGCGCTACTCGGAGCCGCTTGTAGCAGTAATATCACGCCGGCCGTACTCGGTGCCGGCGGCGGTGCGGGAAGCGACAGTCTGGGCATCGGCCCGGATGGTAAATATAGCGACATCGATATCGTCAACTTTGCTCTTAATTTAGAATACCTTGAGGCCGAATTCTACAACGTAGCGGTCCACGGAAAAACTATCGAGCAAATGGGTGTCAAAGTAAATGGCGTGGGCAATCGCGGGCCAACTACGGGCGGCAAGAAAGTCGACATTAGCGATAAGACTGAAGCCGGCGTCTCAGATCAGATTGCCAACGACGAACTTACACACGTAGAATTCTTGCGTAGCGTTCTCGGCAATAAGGCGATCGCCAAGCCCGCCATAAATCTCGATGCGCTCGGAATCGGGTTTGCGAATTCGATGCAATTTCTCGTTTTAGCCCGCGCGTTCGAAGATACAGGCGTCAGCGCATACGGCGGAGCGGCGCCGCTGATAAGTTCGAAGGAAATCCTAGGGGCGGCCGCGCGTATCCTAGCAACGGAGGCGCAGCACACGGGCAGCATCCGGACCATGATTGCGCAGATGCATGTCTCCACCAATCCGCCGGGGCGCCTCGACAAGAAAGACAAACTGCCGCCACCGTCAGGGCACCTATACTTCGATGTCAATCAGGACGGTCTGTCGCAGATTCGGACATTCAGCGAAGTAATCGCCATCGCTAAACCGTTTTTTCCAAATGGAATTAATGGCAACATTCAATAA